One Micromonospora sp. FIMYZ51 genomic window carries:
- a CDS encoding GlsB/YeaQ/YmgE family stress response membrane protein: MEITGFFTAIIIGLVIGALGRLVVPGRQRIPFLLTILIGVVAAILGTLVAGLLGVDDTAGIDWIELFIQVAFAALGVSLLAGTYGRRR, from the coding sequence ATGGAAATCACCGGTTTCTTCACCGCCATCATCATCGGTCTGGTCATCGGGGCGCTCGGTCGGCTGGTCGTGCCGGGTCGGCAGCGCATTCCGTTTCTGCTGACCATCCTGATCGGTGTCGTCGCCGCGATCCTCGGCACGCTGGTCGCCGGGCTGTTGGGCGTGGACGACACCGCCGGCATCGACTGGATCGAGTTGTTCATCCAGGTGGCCTTCGCCGCGCTCGGTGTCTCGCTGCTCGCCGGGACGTACGGCCGTCGCCGCTGA
- a CDS encoding GerMN domain-containing protein, translating into MRAVLVVVLFALVAACGVPAEDLPRAVTPPPGPFPSPATAAPAPVETGSATELLHFTREDRLVPVIRRVDQVPTVDTQLGNLLAGPTPAERDDGLTSALPGAFSNAVVELVDGQARVTVAPADAETGRNDQPLAYGQIVCTLTARTDVTAVIFLRDGAALSVPRADLSLSPGPLTAADYAVLISPR; encoded by the coding sequence CTGCGCGCCGTACTTGTGGTGGTCCTGTTCGCTCTGGTCGCCGCCTGCGGGGTGCCGGCCGAGGATCTGCCCCGGGCGGTGACCCCACCGCCCGGCCCGTTCCCGTCTCCGGCGACCGCTGCTCCGGCGCCGGTCGAGACCGGCTCGGCGACCGAGCTGCTCCATTTCACCCGCGAGGACCGGCTGGTACCGGTGATCCGCCGGGTGGACCAGGTGCCCACGGTCGACACGCAGCTGGGGAACCTGCTCGCCGGGCCGACTCCCGCAGAGCGCGACGACGGCCTGACCAGCGCCCTGCCGGGCGCGTTCAGCAACGCGGTGGTGGAGCTGGTCGACGGGCAGGCCCGGGTCACGGTCGCGCCGGCCGACGCGGAGACCGGCCGCAACGACCAACCGCTCGCGTACGGGCAGATCGTCTGTACGCTCACCGCCCGCACCGACGTCACCGCGGTGATCTTCCTGCGGGACGGCGCGGCGCTCAGCGTCCCCCGGGCGGATCTCTCCCTGTCACCGGGGCCGCTCACCGCGGCCGACTACGCGGTCCTGATCAGCCCTCGCTGA
- a CDS encoding HAMP domain-containing sensor histidine kinase translates to MRRLGLRARVTAAFAVGALSLSASMALVSYELTRRTLLDERERTVLRAAYYDAAVVRAGLDTDNPDVAEALRTLDTGTGRRALMLLNGKWYGRAAEPGVTAAIPARMLDLVSAGEPAVQRIRVDDHPVMLVGVPLSESASFYEIASLRELEQTFQVLALALTAVAIMVAGSGAALGWYATRHGLRPLTAVADAAERIAAGDFTTRLAPDTDPDLDRLSTSFNRMVDELAQRIDRDRRFAADVSHELRSPLQTLAAAASVLARRRESQDERTATAARLVADEIDRFQRLVNDLLDLARSDQPVHREPVELTDLARQACRDRDLPESMVHLAADTPATWQVDRRRIAQVLANLLDNAERYGAGPVAVRLLRAQDAGVIEVDDEGPGVPVEDREAIFGRFVRGRAANYRGGGDGTGLGLALVAQHAAAHGGTASVSDRPEGGARFRVTLPGSLS, encoded by the coding sequence ATGAGACGCCTCGGACTGCGGGCCCGGGTCACCGCCGCGTTCGCCGTGGGTGCCCTGTCGTTGTCCGCCTCGATGGCCCTGGTGTCGTACGAGCTGACCCGCCGGACGCTGCTCGACGAGCGGGAGCGCACCGTGCTGCGGGCGGCGTACTACGACGCGGCGGTGGTTCGCGCCGGTCTCGACACCGACAACCCGGATGTCGCGGAGGCCCTGCGCACGCTGGACACCGGCACCGGTCGGCGAGCCCTGATGCTGCTCAACGGGAAATGGTACGGGCGGGCCGCGGAACCGGGCGTCACCGCCGCCATCCCCGCGCGGATGCTGGACCTGGTGTCGGCGGGTGAGCCGGCGGTGCAGCGGATCCGGGTCGACGACCACCCGGTCATGCTGGTCGGCGTGCCGCTGTCGGAGTCGGCCTCCTTCTACGAGATCGCCTCGCTGCGGGAGCTGGAGCAGACCTTCCAGGTGCTGGCGCTGGCGTTGACCGCAGTCGCGATCATGGTGGCCGGATCGGGAGCGGCCCTCGGCTGGTACGCCACCCGACACGGGCTGCGTCCCCTGACGGCCGTCGCCGACGCGGCCGAGCGGATCGCCGCGGGTGACTTCACCACCCGCCTCGCCCCGGACACCGACCCGGACCTGGACCGCCTCTCCACCTCGTTCAACCGGATGGTCGACGAGCTGGCCCAGCGCATCGACCGGGACCGGCGTTTCGCCGCCGACGTCAGCCACGAACTGCGTTCGCCCCTCCAGACGCTCGCCGCCGCGGCGAGCGTGCTGGCCCGTCGGCGGGAAAGCCAGGACGAGCGGACCGCGACCGCGGCCCGGCTGGTGGCCGACGAGATCGACCGCTTCCAGCGACTCGTCAACGACCTGCTGGACCTGGCGCGCAGCGATCAGCCGGTGCACCGGGAGCCGGTCGAGCTGACCGATCTTGCCCGGCAGGCCTGCCGCGACCGGGACCTGCCGGAGTCGATGGTGCACCTGGCGGCGGACACCCCGGCGACCTGGCAGGTGGACCGGCGGCGGATCGCGCAGGTGTTGGCGAACCTGCTCGACAACGCCGAGCGCTACGGTGCCGGGCCGGTGGCCGTGCGGCTGCTCCGGGCGCAGGACGCGGGAGTGATCGAGGTGGACGACGAGGGACCGGGGGTGCCGGTGGAGGACCGAGAAGCGATCTTCGGTCGATTCGTCCGTGGCCGGGCGGCCAACTACCGTGGCGGCGGCGACGGCACCGGCCTCGGGCTCGCGCTTGTGGCCCAGCACGCCGCCGCGCACGGCGGCACGGCCTCGGTCAGCGACCGCCCCGAAGGCGGCGCCCGGTTCCGGGTCACCCTGCCCGGGAGCCTGTCATGA
- a CDS encoding response regulator transcription factor produces the protein MTAVLVIEDDDRIRLALLLALEDEGYEARGAATAEEGLRTQRRDPADYVLVDLMLPGIDGFEAIRQLRRDDDVPIVVVSARDDTHDIVAALEAGADDYVVKPVAIKELTARLRALRRRARAVPAVETPVPVLAFGELEVSPEAGEVRRAGEPVAVTRTEFRLLCELAEHAGRVLSRQQLLSRVWGYDTGDERLVDVHVGRLRQKIESDPANPQHLVTLRGLGYKLQR, from the coding sequence ATGACAGCGGTACTGGTGATCGAGGACGACGACCGGATCCGGTTGGCGTTACTGCTCGCCCTGGAGGACGAGGGTTACGAGGCACGCGGCGCGGCGACCGCCGAGGAGGGCCTGCGCACGCAGCGCCGGGACCCGGCCGACTACGTGCTGGTCGACCTGATGCTGCCCGGGATCGACGGCTTCGAGGCCATCCGCCAGTTGCGCCGCGACGACGACGTGCCCATTGTGGTGGTCAGTGCCCGCGACGACACCCACGACATCGTCGCCGCGCTGGAGGCCGGTGCCGACGACTACGTGGTCAAGCCGGTGGCGATCAAGGAACTGACCGCCCGGTTGCGGGCCCTGCGTCGCCGGGCCCGCGCGGTGCCGGCGGTGGAGACGCCGGTGCCGGTGCTCGCCTTCGGGGAGCTGGAGGTCAGCCCCGAGGCCGGGGAGGTGCGCCGGGCCGGCGAGCCGGTCGCGGTCACCCGCACCGAGTTCCGGCTGCTCTGCGAACTGGCCGAGCACGCCGGGCGGGTGCTCTCCCGCCAGCAACTGCTCAGCCGGGTCTGGGGCTACGACACCGGCGACGAGCGGCTGGTGGACGTGCACGTGGGACGGCTGCGGCAGAAGATCGAGAGCGATCCGGCCAACCCGCAACACCTCGTGACACTGCGCGGGCTCGGCTACAAGCTGCAACGATGA
- a CDS encoding STAS domain-containing protein → MTTPRRPECTVPLVEVAITEFDLACLPETGAVFDRLLALRPTQVVIDLSGCRHIDAAAIGLLLDVHRQMVREGGVLALRNPNPRIARILQAARLDQILPVRSDNATATHAPAGDPVLPGTVPRPTTYGRAAVTVRT, encoded by the coding sequence GTGACCACGCCACGCCGCCCCGAATGCACCGTGCCCCTCGTGGAGGTGGCCATCACCGAGTTCGATCTGGCCTGCCTGCCGGAGACGGGCGCGGTGTTCGACCGGTTGCTCGCGCTGCGACCGACGCAGGTCGTGATCGACCTGTCCGGCTGCCGGCACATCGACGCCGCCGCGATCGGGCTGCTGCTCGACGTGCACCGCCAGATGGTGCGCGAAGGTGGTGTGCTGGCGCTGCGCAACCCCAACCCGCGCATCGCCCGCATCCTTCAGGCCGCCCGGCTGGATCAGATCCTGCCGGTGCGCTCCGACAACGCCACTGCGACGCACGCGCCGGCCGGCGATCCCGTGCTCCCGGGTACCGTGCCGCGCCCGACCACGTACGGCCGCGCCGCCGTCACCGTACGTACCTGA
- a CDS encoding GlsB/YeaQ/YmgE family stress response membrane protein, with translation MTVAGIAAALAVGLAVGALGRLVVPGRSSVPLWLTMTIGAVAALLGAISAWLAGVRGFSLLGLVVQAGLAAVGVVIVVATAGKERSDSR, from the coding sequence ATGACCGTCGCCGGGATCGCCGCGGCCCTTGCCGTCGGCCTTGCCGTCGGCGCGCTCGGTCGGCTCGTCGTCCCCGGCCGGTCGAGCGTGCCGCTGTGGCTGACGATGACCATCGGCGCCGTCGCCGCGCTGCTCGGCGCGATCAGCGCCTGGCTCGCCGGTGTCCGTGGGTTCAGCCTGCTGGGCCTGGTCGTGCAGGCTGGCCTCGCCGCGGTCGGCGTGGTGATCGTGGTCGCCACCGCCGGCAAGGAACGTTCCGACTCCCGCTGA
- a CDS encoding STAS domain-containing protein: MERAGEVTVLVDSDELAPETDDTLRVALREAVEVDGTVVVDLGRVNVIDSVGLGLLVRAHREVRERDARLCLAAPSRFIRTVLHTMKLDGVFPIFETLDDALTQLAAAGGGSEVVRVDVTPAEAVRHRGNAHKPVLTARQAAPRVPV, from the coding sequence ATGGAGCGGGCCGGCGAGGTGACGGTGCTCGTGGACTCCGACGAACTCGCCCCGGAGACCGACGACACGTTGCGGGTGGCGTTGCGCGAGGCGGTCGAGGTGGACGGGACCGTGGTGGTGGACCTGGGCCGGGTGAACGTCATCGACTCGGTCGGGCTGGGCCTGCTGGTCCGCGCCCATCGCGAGGTACGCGAGCGCGACGCCCGCCTCTGCCTGGCCGCGCCGTCGCGGTTCATCCGTACGGTGCTGCACACCATGAAACTCGACGGGGTCTTCCCGATCTTCGAGACGCTCGACGACGCCCTCACCCAACTGGCGGCAGCCGGGGGCGGCAGCGAGGTGGTACGGGTCGACGTCACCCCGGCCGAGGCCGTCCGGCACCGGGGCAACGCCCACAAACCCGTGCTCACCGCCCGGCAGGCCGCTCCCCGCGTACCCGTCTGA
- a CDS encoding dihydrofolate reductase family protein → MRLTLTTFLTLDGVMQGPGGPDEDRSGGFESGGWVAPHFDETLGAHMSDIFARADAFLLGRHTYDIFAAWWPKQEDPEDPIAVPLNRLPKYVATTRDDELTWSGTQRLDGDLATAVAELKRRPGRELQVHGSGRLAGSLMRENLIDAYHLMIFPVVLGAGRRLFADGVPPAGLRLVDSRSSAAGVTMLTYHAAGAPTFGSMGG, encoded by the coding sequence ATGCGACTCACGCTCACCACGTTCCTGACCCTGGACGGCGTGATGCAGGGCCCCGGCGGCCCCGACGAGGACCGCAGCGGCGGCTTCGAGTCGGGCGGCTGGGTGGCGCCACACTTCGACGAGACGCTCGGCGCCCACATGAGCGACATCTTCGCCCGCGCCGACGCGTTCCTGCTCGGCCGGCACACGTACGACATCTTCGCCGCCTGGTGGCCGAAGCAGGAAGATCCCGAAGACCCGATCGCCGTTCCGCTGAACCGGCTGCCCAAGTACGTGGCGACCACCCGCGACGACGAGTTGACCTGGTCGGGCACGCAGCGCCTGGACGGTGACCTGGCCACGGCCGTCGCCGAGCTCAAGCGCCGGCCCGGTCGGGAGTTGCAGGTGCACGGCAGCGGCCGGCTCGCCGGCTCGCTGATGCGCGAGAATCTGATCGACGCGTACCACCTGATGATCTTCCCGGTGGTGCTGGGCGCCGGGCGCCGCCTCTTCGCAGACGGCGTGCCCCCCGCCGGCCTGCGCCTGGTCGACAGCCGATCGTCCGCTGCCGGCGTGACGATGCTTACCTACCACGCCGCCGGCGCACCGACCTTCGGCTCGATGGGCGGGTGA
- a CDS encoding DUF6529 family protein — translation MGSARTVPRRSPEPTVEVLRDFGGPPPSAPRRRPSLLVPLVVGAGVAVALGVYGRTHTPTGIAVNVAGFSSPLTVKVWLGTGAAFFAVIQLITALSMWGRLGGFSPSWAGPAHRWSGRIAFLLTVPVAVHCLYALGFADYDTRTLLHSLLGCFFFGVFATKMLTLPKRGLAGWVLPVIGGTVFVALIGIFLTSSVWYFTTFGFQL, via the coding sequence ATGGGCAGCGCACGCACGGTGCCGCGCCGCTCGCCCGAGCCCACCGTCGAGGTGCTGCGCGACTTCGGCGGCCCTCCGCCGAGCGCGCCGCGCCGCCGGCCCTCGCTGCTGGTCCCGCTTGTGGTCGGGGCGGGGGTCGCGGTGGCCCTCGGTGTCTACGGTCGCACCCACACCCCGACCGGGATCGCGGTGAACGTGGCCGGCTTCTCCTCGCCGTTGACGGTGAAGGTGTGGCTGGGCACCGGCGCGGCCTTCTTCGCGGTCATCCAACTGATCACCGCGCTGTCCATGTGGGGCCGGTTGGGCGGGTTCTCCCCGTCCTGGGCCGGCCCGGCGCACCGTTGGTCGGGGCGGATCGCGTTCCTGCTCACCGTCCCGGTCGCCGTGCACTGCCTCTACGCCCTCGGTTTCGCCGACTACGACACCCGTACGCTGCTGCACTCCCTGCTGGGTTGCTTCTTCTTCGGGGTGTTCGCCACCAAGATGCTGACCCTGCCCAAGCGTGGGCTCGCCGGCTGGGTGCTGCCGGTGATCGGCGGGACCGTGTTCGTGGCCCTGATCGGCATCTTCCTCACCTCGTCGGTCTGGTACTTCACCACGTTCGGCTTCCAGCTCTGA
- a CDS encoding Rieske (2Fe-2S) protein, whose product MNHEQAGCCRSRRAMLAGTGAVGVAALTGCATYGQSTAAPPAPAAAPAGSGDPSADPSGSAAAGGGDVGTPALTTLADIPVGGGQIFADAGVVVTQPTAGNIKAYSSTCTHQGCTVTSVADGVITCACHNSVFDIADGSVRSGPAGAPLPAANVTVDGDAIRLA is encoded by the coding sequence ATGAACCACGAGCAGGCCGGCTGCTGCCGGTCGCGACGGGCCATGTTGGCCGGCACCGGTGCGGTGGGCGTGGCCGCGCTTACCGGCTGCGCGACGTACGGGCAGTCGACGGCGGCCCCGCCCGCACCGGCCGCGGCACCGGCCGGCAGCGGCGACCCGTCGGCGGACCCGTCCGGCAGCGCCGCAGCCGGTGGCGGGGACGTCGGCACCCCGGCGCTGACCACCCTGGCGGACATCCCGGTCGGCGGGGGACAGATTTTCGCCGACGCGGGCGTGGTGGTCACCCAGCCCACGGCGGGCAACATCAAGGCGTACTCCTCGACCTGCACCCACCAGGGCTGCACGGTCACCTCGGTCGCCGACGGCGTGATCACCTGCGCCTGCCACAACAGCGTGTTCGACATCGCGGACGGCTCGGTACGCAGTGGACCGGCGGGTGCCCCACTGCCCGCTGCGAACGTCACGGTCGACGGGGACGCCATCCGGCTGGCCTAG
- the urtE gene encoding urea ABC transporter ATP-binding subunit UrtE has translation MSGVQAGYGRSRVLHGVDVTVPVDGVATVLGHNGAGKSTLLRVAAGLLRPTAGRVEFDGEDITRLAPHQRVARGIAYVPQGQQCFPHLTAAENLRLVADGRRDGAVATAEVLDLFPALRPLLRRRAGLLSGGQRQQLAIARALITRPRLLMLDEPTEGIQPSVVTEIQDRIVALIAQTGFSVLLVEQHLGFALRVADRYHVLESGRVTSSGDGGATAERTVREALAV, from the coding sequence ATGAGCGGCGTGCAGGCCGGCTACGGGCGTAGCCGGGTGCTGCACGGCGTCGACGTCACCGTGCCCGTCGACGGGGTCGCCACGGTGCTCGGCCACAACGGCGCCGGCAAGTCCACCCTGCTGCGGGTCGCCGCCGGCCTGCTGCGCCCGACCGCCGGTCGGGTCGAGTTCGACGGCGAGGACATCACCCGACTCGCTCCGCACCAGCGGGTCGCCCGGGGCATCGCGTACGTGCCGCAGGGCCAGCAGTGCTTCCCGCACCTGACCGCGGCGGAGAACCTGCGCCTGGTCGCCGACGGCCGGCGCGACGGTGCGGTCGCCACCGCCGAGGTGCTGGACCTGTTCCCGGCGCTGCGCCCGCTGCTGCGCCGCCGGGCCGGGCTGCTCTCCGGCGGCCAGCGTCAGCAGTTGGCCATCGCCCGAGCCCTGATCACCCGGCCCCGGCTGCTGATGCTCGACGAGCCCACCGAGGGCATCCAACCGTCGGTGGTGACCGAGATCCAGGACCGGATCGTGGCGCTTATCGCGCAGACCGGGTTCAGCGTGCTCCTGGTCGAGCAGCATCTCGGCTTCGCGCTGCGGGTGGCCGACCGCTACCACGTGCTGGAGTCGGGTCGGGTCACCTCCTCCGGCGACGGCGGCGCCACCGCGGAACGTACCGTCCGGGAGGCCCTCGCGGTCTGA
- the urtD gene encoding urea ABC transporter ATP-binding protein UrtD: protein MTEQLHGLYVRDLRVIFDGFTAVDGVSLDVAPGDLRFLIGPNGAGKTTLVDAVTGLVRATGSVRFGDRELLGRPVHRISRLGVGRTFQTSTVFEELTVLQNLDIAAGARRGWSTLLRRRHGVPDEVAEALDVIGLAGRADQLAGTLAHGQKQWLEIGMLLVQDVRLLLLDEPVAGMSHEERDATGVLLEKVSQDRTVVVIEHDMDFLRRFARTVTVLHAGKVLSEGTVAQVQADPRVQEVYLGHPVDATATPLEA, encoded by the coding sequence ATGACCGAGCAACTGCACGGCCTCTACGTACGCGACCTGCGGGTCATCTTCGACGGGTTCACCGCCGTCGACGGGGTGAGCCTCGACGTGGCCCCGGGCGACCTCCGGTTCCTCATCGGACCCAACGGGGCGGGCAAGACCACCCTGGTCGACGCGGTCACCGGGCTGGTCCGCGCCACCGGGTCGGTGCGCTTCGGCGACCGGGAGCTGCTCGGCCGACCGGTGCACCGGATCAGTCGCCTCGGGGTGGGGCGCACCTTCCAGACCTCGACGGTGTTCGAGGAGCTGACGGTCCTCCAGAACCTCGACATCGCGGCCGGCGCCCGGCGCGGCTGGTCGACGCTGCTGCGCCGCCGGCACGGCGTACCCGACGAGGTGGCCGAGGCGCTCGACGTGATCGGCCTGGCGGGCCGGGCCGACCAGCTCGCCGGCACCCTCGCGCACGGCCAGAAGCAGTGGCTGGAGATCGGCATGCTGCTCGTGCAGGACGTCCGGCTGCTGCTGCTCGACGAGCCGGTGGCCGGGATGAGCCACGAGGAACGCGACGCCACCGGAGTGCTGCTGGAGAAGGTCAGCCAGGACCGCACGGTGGTGGTGATCGAGCACGACATGGACTTCCTGCGCCGCTTCGCGCGTACCGTCACCGTGCTGCACGCCGGCAAGGTGCTCAGCGAGGGCACCGTCGCCCAGGTGCAGGCCGACCCGCGCGTGCAGGAGGTCTACCTCGGCCACCCGGTCGACGCCACCGCGACCCCACTGGAGGCATGA
- the urtC gene encoding urea ABC transporter permease subunit UrtC has protein sequence MTTVASDPVTTAEAVPPPEKPAAGPSRHRFRAAAGFAFGAALLFAVAPLLLSDFRLSLLAKYLCVAMVAVGIGLAWGRGGMLTLGQGVFFGLGGYAMAMHLKLADAGPGNMPDFMLLYGQLDELPLWWRPFASAWFALPATVLLPMAVAFVLGSLVFRRRVRGAYFAILSQALAAAMVILLIGQQGTTGGTNGLTDIQGFFGYDLDDPVNQRMVYFIIAGTLLALLALARHLMQSRYGELLVAVRDSEERVRFLGYDPATVKLVAYVVAAGMAGLAGALFVPAVGIISPALIGIVPSIEFVIGVAVGGRATLLGPVLGAVAVAWARTALSERFPGTWTYLQGLLFVVVVAFLPGGLASLIGLARRRGDGERRTGLLRRLRRSRVEVS, from the coding sequence ATGACCACCGTTGCGTCAGATCCCGTCACCACCGCCGAGGCCGTGCCGCCGCCGGAGAAGCCGGCCGCCGGGCCGTCCCGGCACCGGTTCCGCGCCGCCGCCGGGTTCGCCTTCGGCGCGGCCCTGCTCTTCGCGGTGGCGCCGCTGCTGCTGTCGGACTTCCGGCTCTCCCTGCTGGCCAAGTACCTCTGCGTGGCCATGGTCGCGGTCGGCATCGGGCTGGCCTGGGGACGCGGCGGCATGCTCACCCTCGGCCAGGGCGTCTTCTTCGGCCTCGGCGGCTACGCGATGGCCATGCACCTCAAGCTCGCCGACGCGGGGCCGGGCAACATGCCCGACTTCATGCTGCTGTACGGGCAACTGGACGAACTGCCACTGTGGTGGCGACCCTTCGCCAGTGCGTGGTTCGCGCTGCCCGCCACGGTGCTGCTGCCGATGGCTGTCGCCTTCGTGCTCGGGTCGCTTGTCTTCCGCCGCCGGGTCCGGGGCGCCTACTTCGCGATCCTCAGCCAGGCCCTCGCCGCCGCCATGGTGATCCTGCTGATCGGCCAGCAGGGCACCACCGGCGGCACCAACGGCCTCACCGACATCCAGGGCTTCTTCGGCTACGACCTGGACGACCCGGTCAACCAGCGGATGGTGTACTTCATCATCGCCGGCACCCTGCTGGCGCTGCTGGCCCTGGCCCGGCACCTGATGCAGAGCCGCTACGGCGAACTGCTGGTCGCCGTGCGCGACTCCGAGGAACGGGTCCGCTTCCTCGGCTACGACCCGGCGACCGTGAAGCTCGTCGCGTACGTCGTCGCCGCCGGCATGGCCGGGCTTGCCGGTGCGCTCTTCGTGCCCGCCGTCGGCATCATCTCCCCGGCGCTGATCGGGATCGTGCCCTCCATCGAGTTCGTCATCGGCGTCGCCGTCGGTGGCCGAGCCACCCTGCTCGGGCCGGTGCTCGGCGCGGTCGCGGTGGCGTGGGCGCGTACCGCCCTGTCGGAACGTTTCCCGGGCACCTGGACGTACCTCCAGGGTCTGCTCTTCGTGGTGGTGGTGGCGTTCCTGCCCGGCGGCCTGGCGTCGCTGATCGGCCTGGCCCGGCGGCGCGGCGACGGCGAGCGGCGGACCGGGCTGCTCCGCCGGCTACGCCGGTCCAGGGTGGAGGTGAGCTGA
- the urtB gene encoding urea ABC transporter permease subunit UrtB: protein MTVLIGQLFTGVSIGAVLLLIALGLALTFGQMGVINMAHGEFIMAGAYTTYVLQQVITAAGWSLLVALPVAFVVAGAMGVLLEFLLIRRLYARPLDTLLVTWGVSLILQQLARDIFGSPNVQTRAPDLLTGNVALPGGITVANNRLFILALAGCAVAALTVALRVTPLGRRIRAVVQNRDLAAVSGIATARIDRTTFFIGSGLAGIAGVALTLLGPIGPTMGTNLIIDAFLVVVVGGIGQLKGTVIVAFALGVLQASGEYLTTLSVAKVMVFIAIVAFLQWRPQGLFTLRTRSLA from the coding sequence GTGACAGTTCTCATCGGCCAACTCTTCACCGGCGTCAGCATCGGGGCGGTGCTGCTGCTCATCGCGCTCGGCCTGGCGCTCACCTTCGGCCAGATGGGCGTGATCAACATGGCCCACGGCGAGTTCATCATGGCCGGCGCCTACACCACCTACGTCCTTCAGCAGGTCATCACGGCGGCCGGCTGGTCGCTGCTTGTCGCCCTGCCGGTCGCCTTCGTGGTGGCCGGCGCGATGGGCGTACTGCTGGAGTTCCTGCTGATCCGCCGCCTCTACGCCCGCCCGCTGGACACCCTGCTGGTCACCTGGGGGGTGTCGCTGATCCTGCAACAGCTGGCCCGGGACATCTTCGGTAGCCCCAACGTGCAGACCCGCGCACCCGACCTGCTCACCGGCAACGTGGCCCTACCCGGCGGGATCACCGTGGCCAACAACCGGCTGTTCATCCTGGCCCTGGCCGGCTGTGCGGTGGCCGCGCTCACCGTCGCGCTGCGGGTCACCCCGTTGGGTCGCCGGATCCGGGCCGTGGTGCAGAACCGCGACCTGGCCGCCGTCTCCGGTATCGCCACCGCCCGGATCGACCGGACGACCTTCTTCATCGGTTCCGGTCTGGCCGGCATCGCCGGGGTCGCCCTCACCCTGCTCGGACCGATCGGACCCACCATGGGCACCAACCTGATCATCGACGCCTTCCTGGTCGTCGTGGTCGGCGGCATCGGCCAGCTCAAGGGCACCGTGATCGTCGCCTTCGCGCTGGGCGTGCTCCAGGCCAGCGGCGAGTACCTGACCACCCTCAGCGTCGCCAAGGTGATGGTCTTCATCGCCATCGTCGCGTTCCTCCAGTGGCGACCCCAGGGCCTGTTCACCCTGCGAACCCGGAGTTTGGCATGA